The genomic stretch TTTGATTCAGTAGCTTCACTAATGGATTCTAGATGACGCTGTCGTAGCTGATTCGTATGAGAACGGATGAGACGACCGGTTTCCAGAAGTACAGCATACATGACGGAGCCTTTTCTCTCAATCACCTTGCCAGGAACCCATGAGGTTTGATTGTGACGATGAACCTCTGCGTACACTAAATCATCAGCGGAGAACTCTCTCTTGACGGTACCATGGCGTTGATTGAACTGGTTATTCTGCTTACTGTTTACAGCTGGTGTGCTTGATTTTCGGGGCTTAAGAAGATCCAGTGTAGTAGTGAAGGGTCTACCTAGAAGCTCTGCAGGTGACTTATGATCACGAGCACTTCGATTGGGTGTGGACCGGTAAACGGAAAGGAAAGTTTGAAGATGTCGGAAAGTTGCTGGATTTCCTCCCTCTCGTTACTTCTTGAGTCCTCTTTTCAAAGTGTCCACAAAGCGCTCAGCCTGTCCATTAGACTGTGGATGGTAGGGCGCAATTGTTAAGTGGGTGATTCCAGCTTCATCACAGAATTGCTTGAATCGGGCGCTAACAAATTGCGAGCCATTATCCGAAGAATTTTTGGATTGCCGAATCTTGAAAAAATCTCGTCTAGCATTTCCAACGTTTTCGTTGTGTTTGTGCTTCGAGTGCGGTAGATTTCTGGCCATTTTGAATATGCGTCAATTACCAGAAAGTAGTAGTATCCATTAATCGGGCCAGCATAATCGATATGGACTCGTTTCCACGGCTTCGATGGAATGGGCCACGACTTCAGGTCCGTCTTGCGTGGTGATTTAGCAGCTTCAGCACAGGGTCTGCAACATCGAACATATTTTCCGACGGTATCATCGATGTTAGGCCAGTACACGAAACTTCTTGCTAGGGATTTCATTCGCTCCATCCCCGGATGGCCTCGATGTAGTTGCTGAAGAATGCGTTTGCGAAAGCGGTTTGGTACAACAACTCAATTGCCGAACATGATGCAACCTTGGACGATCAGCAGACTGTCTCGGCGGATAAAGAATTGTTGGACAACTGGATCATTAATTGCTTTGGAATGATTGGGCCATCCTTCATTGATATGGAACACCACCGACTGGAGAACAGGATCTTTCGATGTTTCAGTAGCGATCATTTCGGACGTCACAGGTAGACTTGAAGTAGAATCACTGAGAACGGTGTTGACATCGGCTTCCATTTGGACAGAAGCAATGACATACTCTTCGTCAGTTGTTGAATTGCATTTCATTAGTCGTGAAAGGAGGTCAGCGTGTCCAAAGTCTTCAGCGCGCACAAACTGGATGTCAAAATCGTACAGCATTAACGTAAGCGCCCAGCGTCGAAGCCGGTTAGCCGTGTATACCGGAATTCCTTTTTTGCTCCCGAACACCTTAAGAAGTGGTTGGTGATCAGTCTGTAAGGTAAACTTCCGACCGAATACCATCGTATGGAATCGTGTTACAGCAAAAACCAGTGCCAAAGCTTCTTTTTCTATCTGGCCGTAATTTTGCTCCGCAGGAGTTAGAGATCTTGAAATGTGCGAAATAGCCTTCACTGATCCATTCGGAAAACGATGCATAATAACATCACCTGCGACGATGATTTCTTTGTTCGGGTCGAAATGTGTCAGCAACAAGTCGGAAGTGAGCAGCATTTTGAATTTGTCAAACGACTTCTGACAGTTTGCAGTCCATTCCCATTTAACGTTTTGTTTCAGTAAATAATCCATGGGTGCTCTTAGCTCTTTCATCTGCTTGACAAAACGCCCATAATAATTGATAGCTCCAAGATACGATCGAAGCTGTGATACGTTGGTTGGAGCTGGCATTTGCGAAATCGCGGTTGTCTTCGCGGGATCAGGTCGTAAGCCGTCTTTGTCGACGAAATGGCCTAGGAACTTAATCTGTGATCGACCAAATCGACATATTTCGATCTTCAGATGAAAACCGTACGTTTTGATCCGCTCCAGGACCTCATGAAGGCTTCGATTGTGTTCTTCTTTTGTCTTACCAGAAATCATGATATCGTCTAGATATGGCTTCACTCCAGGAATACCAGCGACCATGCTATCAATAATCCTTTAGAAGGCACCAGGAGCGGACTTGATTCCAGGTGGCAGACGGTTGTATTTGAACAGTCCTCGATGAGTGTTTATCGTCAGATACTTTTGTGATTCCTCTTCAATCTCGACTTGCAGGTACGCATCAGAAAAATCGAGTTGGGAGAAATAACGGCAGCCAGCTAGATCTGCAAAAATATCATCTAGATGTGGTAGCGGATGGGCATCTGATTCTAGCGCATTGTTTAACCCTGTAGAATAGTCGCCACAGATACGGACGAAAACGTTGTCTGACTTACGGACCACTACTATTGGAGTTGCCCAGTCGGAAAACTTCACTGGTGAGATAATTCCCTTGTCCTGAAGACGTTGAAGTTCGACATCCGCCTTGGGAAGAGCAGCATATGCAACTGGTCTCTTGGGACAGTACACGGGACGGGCGTTGGGCTTTAGGTAGAGTTTAACTTTTGCTTTGGTACACCGGCCAAGTGTGCTCTGGAACACTTCCGGGAACTTCGTACGCAGCTTTTGCTCAATGTCTTCCGGCTTCTGATGCACAGCATTGACCAGTGAGTTGAAAGGAATCGACCATAGATGGGATAGATCGATTGTTTCAATTCCAAGGACATTCAAATCCGGGCTTGATGACACATAGACAATGCCAGCTTTTGTCACGCTTCGGATGGTTATGTCTGCAAGGAACTCACCAGCCATGTTAATCTTGTCTCCGGAAGCGCTGATGGCGGTTATGTCAGTTTCGTTGATGGCTGGTTTGCCTATCGCCTCCCAGGTCTGCGTAGAAATAATGGTGATATCAGAAGCGCAATCTAACTGAAGGACAGCTTCTTTGCCATTGATTCCAACAGTAACGTATTTCCTCTTCCCTTGAAGATCGATGCGTTTCACTGAAATTCCTTTGGACTTCACAAATGCTTTGTACTTTTGTTTTTCGAACTTCTTTGCTGGCTTTGATTTTGATTCAGCGGATGAGCAGTAACCTTCTTTATGCCCTTTTCGTTTGCACTTGTTGCAATTGTGGTCTTGATAGGAACATTCCTTTACGAAATGTAAATCACCGCAAAACCAGCACGGagattttggttgttttttcttAGCAGGCTTGGTGGAAACAGCGTTGACGACGGATTTTTCCGGAACGGGCTTCTCTACCAACTTGGTGTCCTGCTTTAGATTGTTGAACCGATGACACTCCTCGACGAGATTTTCAAAGGTTAGCTTTGTGCCGTCTGCTGGCGGAGCATGCTCTTCAGCTTCCAATTTGCCGATCAATCGAGTTCGGATGTCTGCATCGCGGGGAGATTGTAGACCGCGAACAAAACGTAGCGCCTTGATTTGGTCATCAGTGAGCTTGATGAGTTGGAATGCTTCGCAATGCTTGTTCACAGAGGcagcataacttgaaaaatcgtCTGCTTCGTTCTTAGTATACTTAAGACAACGGTAACGATCGTTGAACAGTGAGGTTTGATGACCAAAAAGTTTCTTAAGTTTCTTCACCGTTTCGTCCAGGCCAAAACCGCGGGGATGTCTTGGCAGGATACTATTTACGTATCGCTCGTGGAACTGGGTGCCGATTTTTCTTAAGAGTAGCCTCACCTTCGCTGGATCGTCTAGATTCTTGCCGTCGACCTTGAAGACATCTTCGTAGCGAGCAAACCACGCGTCAAAGAACACTCCACCGTCAGGATCGTAGTAAAAATCTTCAATTCCCGTGGCCAACGATTCGATTATCTTCTCGCTTCCCGGTTGGCTGGCTTGACCGGTTCGCTTGAGGAGTTGAATCTGCTCTTGTTGGTTGACTACCAGTTCGGTTAGTCGGAGAATCGCGTTTTTCAAATCCTGGTCGGACATCTTGCAAGAGTCTTGAAGCAGCTTAAAATTGTCCTCGTCGCCAAGAATTGTTGTAGTCGCCAACAAATAAAAGACTAGTTGTAGCTTTAACGTCTATATTCTTTGGAGGTTGGAACAAATATGAATAGAGAAAATTGTGCTGTCAACCAGCTTAATAATTCACAGGCTTCTTAGTTAAAAGTCTTCGAGTGTGATTGCTATGGAACACTGtggggataccatccgtcctgatttagcaagactatcctgattttgagacccatttggagcgtcctgatttatttttcgtattttagcatttgtcctgatttttctgaatgatgccggatattcaaAAAAGTAGCAGATTGTTAGGTATTTTTATCTTGACTCCGGAAAGAAACGAACttatttcgaaagatttttttctttggttgaatcttgacgagagaaattgtctagtcgtttAATCCGTTATACGTTTTTTGACAATAGAGTGTATATACCCTTAggtatgtatattattttttgtttgataagCAATGTCAAAGAAATACATATTCcacaaaaaattttcaatttttaacaaCTGTAAGTAATTTTTAGACAAACACTGCCGTCAAGAAATCATAAcacagggatgccaggtcattATTCAAATATCTTTACACTCCATAAAAATGTTTCCACACATAAAAAATTTGCAAACAccttaaaaaaatttcgaaattagGACATGACTTTTCATTTGGCATCCCTGTCATAACATGCGAACCAGGGTTATATTACCACAGGCCAGCAGCATTAATATCACTTTGTGCTCTGTCAGGGTTATATTGTTCATAAGCCAGCAGCAGAAATGTCATTTTGTTCTCTACTAGGGTAATA from Wyeomyia smithii strain HCP4-BCI-WySm-NY-G18 chromosome 3, ASM2978416v1, whole genome shotgun sequence encodes the following:
- the LOC129728469 gene encoding uncharacterized protein K02A2.6-like; translated protein: MARNLPHSKHKHNENVGNARRDFFKIRQSKNSSDNGSQFVSARFKQFCDEAGITHLTIAPYHPQSNGQAERFVDTLKRGLKNARDHKSPAELLGRPFTTTLDLLKPRKSSTPAVNSKQNNQFNQRHGTVKREFSADDLVYAEVHRHNQTSWVPGKVIERKGSVMYAVLLETGRLIRSHTNQLRQRHLESISEATESNLPWTVLLEEFGMQNLCTPCSDETADPDYKETQQPPEMLPEVAHPIQQLPEVLHPAGPTLDQEMVLAPEVVVEGSIPQCSNQPVRNRRLPAWLGSYDLF
- the LOC129728471 gene encoding uncharacterized protein K02A2.6-like gives rise to the protein MSDQDLKNAILRLTELVVNQQEQIQLLKRTGQASQPGSEKIIESLATGIEDFYYDPDGGVFFDAWFARYEDVFKVDGKNLDDPAKVRLLLRKIGTQFHERYVNSILPRHPRGFGLDETVKKLKKLFGHQTSLFNDRYRCLKYTKNEADDFSSYAASVNKHCEAFQLIKLTDDQIKALRFVRGLQSPRDADIRTRLIGKLEAEEHAPPADGTKLTFENLVEECHRFNNLKQDTKLVEKPVPEKSVVNAVSTKPAKKKQPKSPCWFCGDLHFVKECSYQDHNCNKCKRKGHKEGYCSSAESKSKPAKKFEKQKYKAFVKSKGISVKRIDLQGKRKYVTVGINGKEAVLQLDCASDITIISTQTWEAIGKPAINETDITAISASGDKINMAGEFLADITIRSVTKAGIVYVSSSPDLNVLGIETIDLSHLWSIPFNSLVNAVHQKPEDIEQKLRTKFPEVFQSTLGRCTKAKVKLYLKPNARPVYCPKRPVAYAALPKADVELQRLQDKGIISPVKFSDWATPIVVVRKSDNVFVRICGDYSTGLNNALESDAHPLPHLDDIFADLAGCRYFSQLDFSDAYLQVEIEEESQKYLTINTHRGLFKYNRLPPGIKSAPGAF